One window from the genome of Mucilaginibacter ginsenosidivorans encodes:
- a CDS encoding alpha/beta fold hydrolase, with translation MKTKLVLLMYAWLGFSGVTTAHSESGIRDLKFRTAKVDGLTIFYREAGDPAKPAILLLHGFPSTSHMYDGLINDLAGNYHLIAPDYPGFGNSSQPDPGIFVYSFDHIAAVMMDFIETLGLKKFSLYMQDYGGPIGFRIASAYPGKISALIIQNANAYTDGLGNGFSNIMNMQRAGDQKGVADILHKIISLDGIKVQYTQGAANLESIAPEAYLTDFYYVQRPGNADIQAVLFYDYHNNLSQYPIWQRYFKQHQPPALIVWGKNDPIFTAPGANAYRQDLPHAEIHLLNSGHFALVEYHRQVAAYIVSFLRKKGIR, from the coding sequence ATGAAAACAAAGTTAGTTTTACTCATGTACGCCTGGCTGGGCTTCAGCGGCGTAACGACAGCTCATTCCGAATCAGGGATCAGGGACCTAAAGTTCAGGACCGCCAAAGTGGACGGATTAACCATCTTTTACCGCGAAGCGGGCGATCCGGCAAAGCCGGCAATCCTGCTGCTGCATGGATTCCCTTCAACTTCACACATGTATGATGGGTTAATAAACGACCTGGCCGGCAATTATCACTTGATTGCGCCTGACTATCCGGGCTTTGGCAATAGCAGCCAGCCCGACCCCGGCATCTTCGTTTACAGTTTCGATCATATCGCTGCCGTTATGATGGATTTTATTGAGACCCTGGGTTTAAAGAAATTTAGCCTGTACATGCAGGACTACGGAGGACCAATAGGATTCCGCATAGCATCCGCTTATCCCGGCAAAATTAGTGCGCTTATAATCCAGAATGCCAACGCTTACACGGATGGATTAGGCAATGGTTTTAGTAACATTATGAACATGCAGCGCGCGGGCGATCAAAAAGGTGTAGCCGATATTCTTCATAAAATCATTTCGCTCGATGGCATTAAGGTGCAGTACACGCAAGGCGCAGCAAACCTGGAAAGTATTGCGCCCGAAGCCTACCTGACAGATTTTTATTATGTACAACGTCCGGGTAATGCAGATATCCAGGCAGTGCTGTTTTACGATTATCACAACAATTTATCTCAGTACCCTATTTGGCAGCGTTATTTTAAGCAACATCAGCCACCGGCGTTGATTGTCTGGGGTAAAAACGACCCGATTTTTACAGCACCTGGCGCAAACGCTTATAGACAGGACCTACCGCATGCGGAAATCCATTTACTAAACAGCGGACATTTCGCCCTGGTGGAATATCACCGTCAGGTCGCTGCCTATATAGTTTCTTTTCTCCGAAAAAAAGGCATTAGATAA
- a CDS encoding sensor histidine kinase: protein MIYSKKITNASGNVFKVSGPMIWISALFMGVLASIPKILQLHITIGELMIDASIAFLFTLFTWYFNLYQLPKYSGAPINDRFFSRRLALSLLVGIGLMIALVLLHQVLVPGYPLDSMLMMYEFRGILINLTIYVFLFLLYQNFHTQLISIELERTKADHVSAKFELLKQLVNPHFLFNSLNTLKSMVDMQDANASEFILKLSDFYRFTLENRVNDLITLDEELQILEAYLFLLKARFEDGIAMRIDLPLNKKGMAIPPFTLQLLVENCIKHNVISLEMPLQIKLYTDGEFMVMENNLQPKLKPEPSTGMGLENINERYLHLNHSPIIVERRADIFRVKLPVVSWKF, encoded by the coding sequence ATGATCTACTCAAAGAAAATAACCAATGCATCAGGAAACGTTTTCAAGGTTTCCGGACCGATGATTTGGATTAGCGCATTATTTATGGGTGTTTTGGCATCTATTCCCAAGATATTGCAGTTGCATATCACCATAGGCGAACTGATGATCGATGCATCGATCGCGTTCCTGTTTACCCTGTTCACCTGGTACTTTAATTTGTATCAATTGCCGAAATATTCGGGGGCGCCGATTAACGACCGCTTTTTCAGCCGCAGGCTGGCGTTAAGCCTGCTTGTTGGCATTGGATTAATGATCGCCCTGGTACTGCTGCACCAGGTATTGGTACCCGGCTATCCCCTCGACTCCATGCTGATGATGTATGAGTTCAGAGGCATATTGATCAACTTAACCATATACGTTTTTTTATTCCTGCTTTATCAAAACTTTCATACACAACTGATCAGCATTGAACTGGAGCGTACCAAAGCGGACCATGTCAGTGCCAAATTTGAGTTGCTTAAACAGCTGGTGAATCCACACTTTCTTTTCAATAGCCTTAATACCCTAAAATCAATGGTCGACATGCAGGATGCTAATGCCTCTGAGTTTATCCTGAAGCTATCGGATTTTTATCGTTTCACGCTTGAGAATCGTGTAAATGACCTGATTACCCTTGATGAGGAATTGCAAATCCTGGAAGCTTACCTGTTTTTGCTAAAAGCGCGGTTTGAAGATGGAATAGCCATGCGTATTGATTTGCCCCTAAACAAAAAGGGGATGGCAATACCGCCGTTCACCTTACAATTACTTGTAGAGAACTGTATTAAACATAATGTAATCTCTCTGGAAATGCCGCTCCAAATAAAACTCTACACAGATGGTGAATTTATGGTCATGGAAAATAACCTGCAGCCAAAACTAAAACCCGAGCCTTCAACCGGGATGGGACTGGAGAACATCAATGAGCGTTACCTGCACCTTAACCATAGCCCGATCATTGTCGAGAGGCGTGCTGATATTTTTAGGGTTAAGCTCCCTGTCGTATCATGGAAATTCTGA
- a CDS encoding LytR/AlgR family response regulator transcription factor, translating into MEILIIEDELKTARALARLITAANAENRIIKFIQSVRSAADFLREGKKPDLIFMDVQLADGLCFEIFNRVQVDVPVIFCTAFDEYMMQAFKANGVDYVLKPFSAETISAALAKVRNLKNFFQQAGNTSANLSQLIEKLQPRSFRKYFLVTSRHKYHTIGTDAVAYFYIRNESTTLVTLDGQQYQVAQSLEEVQRQLDEHDFFRLNRQYLIAFSAIKEVEHYFARKLHITLIVPTDEKLLVGKDKTKIFLSWLGDR; encoded by the coding sequence ATGGAAATTCTGATCATAGAAGATGAGTTAAAAACCGCCCGGGCGCTTGCCAGGCTGATCACGGCTGCGAACGCGGAAAACCGCATCATAAAATTTATCCAAAGCGTCAGGTCGGCCGCAGACTTTCTTCGGGAAGGGAAAAAACCGGATCTTATCTTTATGGATGTTCAGCTGGCTGATGGGCTTTGTTTTGAAATATTCAATCGGGTACAAGTCGATGTCCCGGTCATCTTTTGCACCGCATTCGATGAGTATATGATGCAAGCTTTTAAAGCCAATGGCGTAGATTATGTTCTGAAACCCTTTTCAGCGGAAACAATCTCGGCGGCATTAGCGAAAGTCCGGAATCTTAAAAATTTTTTCCAGCAGGCAGGTAATACTTCGGCAAACCTATCGCAGTTGATTGAAAAGCTTCAGCCCCGGTCATTCAGAAAATACTTCCTGGTAACCAGCCGGCATAAATATCATACGATAGGCACGGATGCGGTGGCTTATTTTTATATACGTAATGAATCAACTACGCTGGTGACCCTGGATGGTCAGCAATACCAGGTCGCCCAATCCCTCGAAGAAGTTCAGCGGCAGCTGGATGAACATGATTTTTTCCGGCTCAACCGTCAATATCTTATTGCTTTCAGCGCGATCAAAGAAGTAGAACACTACTTCGCAAGGAAGTTACATATCACCTTAATAGTACCAACCGATGAAAAGTTACTGGTTGGTAAAGATAAGACGAAGATATTCTTATCCTGGCTGGGTGATCGATAG
- a CDS encoding heme-binding domain-containing protein, translating to MSDPEFGICWIATNSTHARPVFPNAVFTASFAGQRLVFISRCREIPLFCIVMKNKKIIFSVSAAGIVILICLQFIRPQIPLKPVTGDFEAPEHVKAIVRRACYDCHSNQTNLRWFDKISPVYWRVAAHVNAGRAGLNFSEWDKLAPGDRKAKLWEAVNQIIAGAMPLKDYEFVHHESKISPQDLAVLKDYMAAMVKRKPGDTSIINAAQKQKNVIPTAQSPMKLPVSLNGISYMPEYKHWQAISTTERMDNGTMRVIFGNDIAVSAIHSHKINPWPDGTIFAKVAWDQLEDKAGNVSTGAFKQIEYMIKDHERFKSTHGWGFARFKTPRMVPYGKTVMFTNECMNCHKPQEDQDFVFTSPLNN from the coding sequence ATGTCGGATCCTGAATTCGGCATTTGTTGGATTGCTACCAATTCGACTCATGCCCGACCCGTCTTCCCCAATGCCGTGTTCACCGCCAGTTTTGCCGGACAGCGCCTTGTTTTCATTTCCCGCTGCAGAGAAATACCGTTATTTTGCATTGTTATGAAAAACAAGAAGATAATATTTAGCGTGTCGGCTGCAGGCATTGTTATCCTGATTTGCTTGCAGTTTATCCGGCCGCAGATCCCGCTGAAACCGGTTACAGGAGATTTCGAGGCCCCTGAGCATGTCAAGGCGATCGTCAGGCGGGCTTGCTACGATTGCCATTCCAATCAGACCAACCTGCGTTGGTTCGATAAGATTTCACCTGTTTACTGGCGCGTTGCGGCTCATGTGAATGCCGGCCGGGCCGGATTAAATTTTTCCGAATGGGATAAACTTGCCCCAGGCGATCGTAAGGCAAAGCTTTGGGAAGCGGTCAATCAAATCATCGCCGGAGCCATGCCGCTTAAGGACTACGAATTCGTTCATCATGAATCGAAGATTTCTCCGCAGGACTTGGCTGTTTTAAAAGACTACATGGCAGCAATGGTCAAAAGAAAACCAGGTGACACCTCCATTATAAATGCAGCTCAAAAACAAAAAAATGTGATACCTACAGCTCAGAGCCCAATGAAGTTACCCGTATCGCTTAACGGGATCAGCTATATGCCGGAATATAAGCATTGGCAGGCCATTAGTACGACGGAACGCATGGATAACGGCACGATGCGCGTAATTTTTGGCAATGATATTGCTGTTAGTGCAATTCATTCGCATAAGATCAACCCCTGGCCTGACGGCACCATATTTGCGAAAGTGGCCTGGGATCAGTTGGAGGACAAAGCAGGGAATGTAAGCACCGGCGCATTCAAACAAATTGAATATATGATCAAAGACCACGAACGCTTTAAGTCTACCCATGGCTGGGGATTTGCCCGGTTTAAAACGCCTAGAATGGTACCCTATGGAAAAACCGTGATGTTTACCAATGAATGTATGAACTGTCACAAGCCACAGGAAGACCAAGATTTTGTATTCACCTCGCCATTAAACAATTAA
- a CDS encoding TetR/AcrR family transcriptional regulator yields the protein MARPRTFDEDTVIDKALHLFWKKGFSETSSRDLIAATGMSNGSLFNSFGDKTNLYLACLQRYNGTYITALENLLVSELPFKEKIQKVFKSTAKKVSVTGDYEGCFFFNSSVDNGIHDAAISTLIAAIQQRLEQAFCTAADQARDNKQLAIKSDSTQIAQYLMMITNGLRAMVKGNTPVEDIDQVIYSALKFLPF from the coding sequence ATGGCCCGACCCAGAACGTTTGATGAAGATACAGTAATTGACAAAGCACTACACTTGTTTTGGAAAAAGGGGTTTTCCGAAACCTCGTCACGCGATTTGATTGCCGCCACAGGCATGAGCAATGGCAGCCTGTTCAATAGTTTTGGAGACAAGACAAACTTATACCTCGCGTGCCTTCAAAGGTATAACGGAACATACATCACTGCCCTGGAAAATTTGCTTGTTTCCGAACTTCCCTTTAAAGAAAAAATACAAAAAGTGTTCAAAAGCACGGCAAAGAAAGTTTCCGTTACCGGTGATTATGAAGGCTGTTTTTTTTTCAATAGTTCGGTTGATAATGGTATCCACGATGCCGCCATTTCAACTTTAATCGCCGCCATTCAACAAAGGCTTGAACAAGCCTTCTGTACTGCCGCTGACCAGGCCAGGGACAACAAGCAATTGGCAATTAAATCCGACAGCACTCAAATAGCGCAATACTTAATGATGATCACCAATGGTCTGCGTGCGATGGTAAAAGGCAACACTCCCGTTGAAGATATAGACCAGGTTATATATTCGGCGCTCAAATTCCTGCCATTTTAA
- a CDS encoding YncE family protein, giving the protein MNLLKKYAAALATAGIAAIVPCNSWAQKTTGFKVLNDYKIASPGGWDYILADGANKRVYVSHGTQVNVLSTTGDSVGYIPKTAGVHGIALVPALGKGYTSNGRSNTITVFDMKTLATKGEIALPAKNPDAIFYDDFSKKIITCNGGSHDLSFVDPVTEKVVATVQLGEKLETAVSDGKGKIFVNGEDNSVVHVVDATSFKEITSYKIDGGSSPSGLGIDVKTNRLFIACGDSKTLVVMNASNGKTVAKFPAGRTDGLVFDPQLKMIYVSNGEGNITVVKEISADKYEFIENIPTEPGARTIGIDLVTHHLYLPTAKFGPAPAATTDNPRPRPRMEPGSFHVIEVGK; this is encoded by the coding sequence ATGAACTTATTAAAGAAATATGCAGCAGCGCTGGCGACCGCCGGTATTGCAGCTATCGTTCCGTGCAACAGTTGGGCACAAAAAACCACCGGGTTTAAAGTGCTGAATGATTATAAGATCGCCAGTCCGGGCGGGTGGGATTATATTTTAGCAGATGGCGCCAACAAACGTGTTTACGTATCGCACGGAACACAGGTGAATGTTCTGAGTACCACCGGCGATTCGGTTGGCTATATACCCAAAACTGCGGGAGTGCACGGTATAGCGCTTGTGCCCGCATTGGGTAAAGGTTATACCAGTAACGGGCGCAGTAACACGATAACGGTATTTGATATGAAAACGCTGGCGACAAAGGGTGAAATAGCGTTACCGGCAAAGAACCCCGATGCCATTTTTTATGACGATTTTTCGAAAAAGATCATCACCTGCAATGGGGGAAGTCATGACCTGAGCTTTGTTGACCCGGTTACCGAAAAAGTTGTGGCCACTGTTCAATTAGGTGAAAAATTGGAGACGGCTGTTTCTGATGGAAAAGGGAAGATATTTGTTAACGGCGAAGACAATAGTGTTGTCCACGTAGTTGATGCTACCAGTTTTAAGGAAATCACGAGTTATAAAATTGATGGCGGTTCGTCGCCATCGGGCCTGGGTATCGACGTCAAAACCAATCGTTTGTTTATAGCCTGCGGCGATAGTAAAACATTGGTTGTTATGAATGCCTCGAACGGCAAAACGGTTGCCAAATTTCCGGCAGGCCGTACGGACGGTTTAGTATTTGACCCCCAATTGAAAATGATCTACGTTTCAAACGGCGAAGGCAACATAACAGTAGTTAAAGAGATCAGCGCTGACAAATACGAGTTTATCGAAAACATACCGACCGAACCCGGCGCACGCACCATCGGTATCGACCTGGTAACGCATCATTTGTATTTACCGACTGCCAAATTTGGCCCGGCTCCGGCGGCAACAACGGACAATCCACGGCCCCGCCCACGGATGGAGCCAGGCTCGTTCCATGTGATAGAGGTTGGTAAGTAA
- a CDS encoding CRTAC1 family protein yields MKVNTSTRYHTCSSLFWGILLQSIFFMFFATVSKAQSANTAFDKTTSIRMLAYQYLQENKPYEAEAAFLKAIQIDPKKISNYRDLSLLYLREKRYNEAEKEANTALKFQNGNLEIRSILAKIYVQKGDKPAAAKELKTIISKSPKNVYAYYTLMNLTSPGTGDKNRKASLLKILSFAPANIVLRLELAELFAENGNSDSALSYLQSIKKISPGFSSSAAIAFRKSINAIQANRFSSALSSIRQFHNLMKTTVIYADGLADIEGPKLPEGNVDFTTSQIAHKNKITRKITLHDISFADITKNVVPGISEGGKIDHSVIAVTDYNNMGQMYLYTGNSTGNATECHLLTSEIGAFREANVLGGLSHDGIDNNATFADYNNDGYQDLFIANTKGILVYKNNGDGTFSKQKDGIGIKNAVNGQKLLFADFDQDGDLDLYVAQKAGNKFFRNNGDGTFTEQSAGMGLTSTRNGGEDIDYADWDSDGDLDIVTVSEKNGIALLDNNRHSKFQDITSSTGLNRLKIAGTAVAFADYNNDGMQDLFIAGKRNSPSCLLKNAGNNHFVVDPSSKLISTYLGSLDVHAVAFLDFDNDGYLDLLVAGTTDKSNGKGVQLFHNEGAKRFTNVSYLLPPTVQQAYQIGIADFNADGDDDIFLSGPNGAQLIRNDGGSLNNYLQVQLIGLSYGNSKNNRLGIGAQVALKAGDLYQTRTVKRSVLNLGVGSRSKLDAVRVVWPNGMPQTIADPSSSERIIEQEMLKGSCPFLFTWNGERYEFIKDMLWRSALGMPLAINGKDTTYSFSDASKEYLLIPGEKLKAKNGRYRIKITEELWEAVYFDKAGLVAVDHPDSVDTYVDERFVPPPFPGRKVYQAARKYLPVSAKDEKGNDLLPKVSRYDFQYASSFSLGKFQGLAEDHDLILDLGNNAKGDSLRLFLRGWIFPTDASINTAMTQSDKYKIHPPCLQVIDGKGEWRTVISNLGFPMGRDKMVIADLSGKFLTKNDHRVRIRTNMQIYWDHIFFTTGRVESPVRMTDLVMTRATLGFRGYSSSYRKGGPYGPEWFDYDHVTGGQKWRDLTGNYTRYGDVLPLLQQGDDKYIIADGGDEISIDFDEQRLPKVPKGWKRDFLIYSEGWVKDGDLNTANGQTVAPLPFHGMPSYPYSKNIAYPADKEHQEYQQKYNTRKVTTFDFKNALKPGMSKKSAKSTR; encoded by the coding sequence ATGAAAGTTAATACATCCACACGCTATCATACTTGCTCTTCACTTTTTTGGGGGATATTATTGCAGAGTATATTTTTTATGTTTTTTGCTACCGTTAGTAAAGCTCAATCTGCAAATACTGCATTCGATAAAACAACAAGCATTCGGATGCTTGCTTATCAATACCTGCAAGAAAACAAACCATATGAGGCCGAAGCTGCATTTTTAAAAGCTATACAAATCGACCCCAAAAAAATCTCAAATTATAGAGACCTATCATTGCTTTACCTGAGGGAAAAAAGATACAATGAAGCTGAAAAAGAAGCTAACACGGCCCTGAAATTTCAAAATGGCAATTTAGAAATAAGATCAATTTTGGCTAAAATATATGTCCAAAAAGGTGACAAACCCGCTGCGGCAAAAGAACTAAAAACGATAATTAGTAAAAGCCCCAAAAATGTGTATGCCTATTACACGTTAATGAATCTTACTTCGCCCGGTACCGGCGATAAAAATAGGAAAGCTTCTTTGCTGAAAATACTATCGTTTGCCCCCGCCAATATTGTCCTGCGCCTCGAGTTAGCCGAGTTATTTGCAGAGAATGGCAATTCCGATTCGGCATTGTCATATCTTCAAAGTATAAAAAAGATTTCACCAGGTTTCTCTTCTTCCGCTGCAATTGCTTTTAGAAAATCAATAAACGCCATCCAGGCAAATCGGTTTTCCAGCGCGTTGTCCTCCATCAGGCAATTTCATAATTTAATGAAAACTACAGTTATTTATGCCGATGGATTAGCTGATATAGAAGGTCCGAAACTGCCGGAAGGTAACGTCGATTTTACTACCAGTCAAATAGCGCACAAGAATAAAATAACGAGAAAAATTACGTTACACGATATTAGTTTCGCCGACATTACAAAGAACGTGGTCCCCGGCATTTCAGAAGGTGGGAAAATCGATCATTCGGTAATAGCCGTAACGGATTATAACAATATGGGGCAAATGTACCTGTATACTGGTAATTCGACAGGCAACGCTACAGAATGCCATTTGCTCACCAGCGAGATAGGTGCTTTTAGGGAGGCTAATGTTTTGGGTGGCTTAAGTCACGATGGCATAGATAACAATGCGACATTTGCGGATTATAATAACGATGGTTACCAGGATCTTTTTATTGCGAACACAAAAGGAATTTTAGTGTATAAAAACAATGGCGACGGCACTTTTAGCAAGCAAAAAGATGGCATAGGGATAAAGAATGCAGTTAATGGACAGAAGCTTTTATTTGCAGATTTTGACCAGGATGGTGACCTGGATTTGTATGTTGCTCAAAAAGCTGGAAATAAGTTTTTTAGAAATAACGGCGATGGGACATTTACGGAGCAGTCCGCAGGTATGGGCCTTACTTCCACCAGAAACGGTGGAGAAGATATCGATTATGCAGATTGGGACTCAGATGGAGATTTGGATATCGTAACCGTCAGCGAAAAGAACGGGATAGCTTTACTTGATAATAACAGGCATTCAAAATTTCAGGATATTACATCGTCAACAGGCTTGAATAGACTGAAAATTGCAGGCACGGCAGTGGCTTTTGCAGACTATAACAATGATGGTATGCAGGACTTATTTATTGCCGGAAAGAGAAATTCCCCTTCGTGCCTGCTTAAAAATGCAGGAAACAATCACTTTGTTGTTGATCCGTCTTCAAAATTAATCAGTACTTATCTGGGCTCCCTGGACGTTCATGCTGTTGCTTTTTTGGATTTTGATAATGATGGATATCTTGATTTGCTGGTGGCAGGAACCACTGATAAATCAAATGGGAAAGGCGTGCAATTATTTCATAACGAGGGGGCTAAACGTTTTACCAATGTGTCTTACTTGTTACCGCCAACGGTTCAGCAAGCTTATCAGATCGGTATCGCTGATTTTAATGCCGATGGGGATGATGATATTTTCCTTTCGGGGCCAAATGGTGCACAATTGATCAGAAATGATGGAGGCAGTTTAAATAATTATTTACAGGTACAGCTTATAGGACTTTCTTATGGCAATAGTAAAAATAACAGGCTGGGAATAGGGGCACAGGTTGCGCTAAAGGCCGGGGATCTTTACCAGACCAGAACAGTTAAAAGGTCGGTTTTAAATTTAGGGGTTGGAAGCAGAAGCAAGCTCGATGCTGTACGTGTTGTATGGCCAAATGGCATGCCCCAAACCATTGCGGACCCAAGTAGCAGTGAAAGGATCATTGAACAGGAAATGTTAAAAGGGTCGTGTCCGTTTTTATTTACGTGGAATGGAGAGCGATATGAGTTTATTAAGGATATGCTTTGGCGTAGTGCGCTTGGCATGCCATTGGCCATAAATGGAAAGGATACCACCTATTCGTTTTCGGATGCTTCAAAGGAATACCTGCTGATACCCGGCGAGAAACTAAAGGCAAAAAATGGCCGGTACCGAATAAAGATCACCGAAGAACTATGGGAAGCGGTATACTTTGATAAAGCCGGGCTGGTGGCAGTGGATCACCCTGATTCTGTAGATACTTACGTAGATGAGCGTTTTGTTCCTCCGCCTTTTCCGGGCAGGAAGGTATACCAGGCCGCAAGAAAATACCTGCCGGTTTCGGCAAAGGACGAAAAGGGTAATGACCTGCTGCCAAAGGTGAGCCGGTATGATTTCCAGTATGCCTCCAGCTTCTCGTTAGGAAAATTCCAGGGACTTGCCGAAGACCATGATCTGATCCTTGATTTAGGGAACAATGCAAAAGGCGATAGCCTGCGTTTGTTTTTGCGCGGCTGGATATTCCCGACCGATGCCAGCATCAATACGGCGATGACACAATCGGATAAATATAAAATCCACCCGCCGTGCTTACAGGTGATCGATGGCAAAGGAGAATGGAGAACCGTAATTTCTAATCTTGGGTTCCCGATGGGGAGGGATAAGATGGTTATTGCTGACCTTTCGGGTAAGTTCCTGACCAAAAACGACCACCGCGTTCGTATCAGGACCAACATGCAGATCTATTGGGACCATATATTCTTTACTACCGGCCGTGTAGAATCACCTGTGCGAATGACCGACCTTGTAATGACCCGTGCAACGCTGGGTTTCAGGGGCTATTCCTCGTCTTACCGAAAAGGCGGCCCTTACGGCCCTGAGTGGTTTGATTACGATCATGTAACAGGTGGCCAAAAGTGGCGCGACCTTACGGGTAATTATACACGTTATGGCGATGTATTGCCACTTTTACAACAGGGAGACGATAAATATATTATTGCAGACGGCGGAGACGAGATAAGCATTGACTTCGATGAACAGCGATTACCTAAAGTTCCCAAAGGCTGGAAAAGGGATTTCCTGATTTATAGTGAAGGATGGGTAAAGGACGGAGATTTAAACACAGCCAACGGTCAAACAGTTGCCCCGCTGCCATTCCACGGCATGCCATCCTATCCGTATAGCAAAAATATTGCCTATCCTGCAGACAAAGAACACCAGGAGTACCAGCAAAAATACAATACCCGAAAAGTAACTACATTTGATTTTAAAAATGCCTTAAAGCCGGGGATGTCTAAAAAATCAGCTAAGTCGACCCGATGA
- a CDS encoding GNAT family N-acetyltransferase, with amino-acid sequence MLPADSPQLIEFSDQNFFLVHHLLKESKADGYNFIERTIDDWNSGTNKFSKPGEKLWGLVLVTDPIAIGGLNHDPYAGDENVARVRHLYVREAYRRKGHASVLMRTIIDEAKRHFTHLRLYTDNPAAGKFYETLGFQKVSTPKASHVLNF; translated from the coding sequence ATGTTGCCTGCGGATAGTCCCCAACTAATAGAATTTTCTGATCAGAACTTTTTCCTCGTTCATCATTTATTGAAGGAATCGAAGGCAGACGGGTATAATTTCATAGAGCGAACGATAGATGACTGGAACAGCGGAACGAATAAATTTTCGAAACCGGGCGAGAAATTATGGGGGCTGGTTTTGGTGACAGATCCGATCGCCATCGGCGGCCTTAATCATGACCCTTATGCCGGTGATGAAAATGTTGCGCGGGTCCGTCATTTATATGTCCGGGAGGCTTACCGTCGAAAAGGCCATGCCTCTGTATTAATGAGAACTATTATTGACGAAGCCAAACGACATTTTACCCATCTCCGGCTATATACGGATAATCCCGCTGCCGGCAAATTTTATGAAACTTTGGGTTTTCAAAAAGTCTCCACCCCGAAAGCAAGCCACGTGCTGAATTTTTGA